The following are from one region of the Sandaracinus amylolyticus genome:
- a CDS encoding TetR/AcrR family transcriptional regulator, whose product MPNERPFSAGEEGEEEAPPARATKSRGKRASDRGGPDKRERILRAAIRVFARKGFYATRVSEIAKAAGVADGTIYLYFKNKDDVLVSIFEDRISKLIKVLRSELEQGGTFDEKFRRVIELQLGLLEGQRDLAEVVTVNLRQSSRLLKQYATPLFTEYLEVIAGLVAQGQREGVVRPDLNPRILARALWGALDGVAVTWALGGGGESGQLHRAASQVASVFLEGVRRNADRA is encoded by the coding sequence GTGCCGAATGAACGGCCATTCAGCGCGGGGGAAGAGGGCGAGGAGGAGGCCCCGCCCGCGCGCGCCACGAAGTCGCGGGGCAAGCGCGCCTCCGATCGCGGCGGTCCCGACAAGCGCGAGCGCATCCTGCGCGCCGCCATTCGCGTGTTCGCGCGCAAGGGCTTCTACGCCACGCGCGTCAGCGAGATCGCGAAGGCCGCGGGCGTCGCCGACGGCACCATCTACCTCTATTTCAAGAACAAGGACGACGTCCTCGTCTCGATCTTCGAGGACCGCATCTCGAAGCTCATCAAGGTGCTGCGCAGCGAGCTCGAGCAGGGCGGCACCTTCGACGAGAAGTTCCGGCGCGTGATCGAGCTGCAGCTCGGTCTGCTCGAAGGTCAGCGCGACCTCGCGGAGGTCGTGACGGTGAACCTGCGGCAGTCGTCGCGATTGCTGAAGCAGTACGCGACGCCGCTCTTCACCGAGTACCTCGAGGTGATCGCGGGGCTCGTCGCGCAGGGACAACGAGAAGGGGTCGTTCGTCCCGATCTGAATCCGCGCATCCTCGCGCGCGCATTGTGGGGCGCGCTCGATGGTGTCGCGGTGACTTGGGCGCTCGGTGGAGGAGGCGAATCGGGCCAGCTCCATCGCGCTGCGTCGCAGGTTGCGAGCGTGTTTCTAGAGGGTGTTCGCCGCAACGCAGACCGTGCTTGA
- a CDS encoding zinc ribbon domain-containing protein has translation MSVGDRRGWVALVAAVVIASAASSARADGPYEGDWRAGPMRIDVQVESWGGDCGPRPESTTVPGGSTVHVTQSGDDLTFQGRPARSTRGCWSENASVRRVSSSFQSGTWRIVCRTPDDDPRAETGQYTLRAEGTERIEFRDVSRYDWQLNESSCRATITSTQTFERTGGASPTPEPEPTPTPTPEPEREPACTPGAPARISLRPAQTTLEPGGRVCLSARVVDANGCAIRGRSPRLELRTPPGATGQLRGSCFEAAASAAEGEGEFTIVARDGSMEAQARVQVRTPDLSDLIARRAEGGGAVTLGDAESTSEEAARVAARSEGAARGTPGWLVAGAVLGLVMVVVASIGLVVVGRRRKKKKERPIVASEVHEAPPIAPIAPAPIAPAPVASGEPKICPTCRRGYPPDATTCSVDGTPLVAYADFAAGKVASTGASEKICPVCGTRYPATTRFCGKDGTTLT, from the coding sequence GTGAGCGTCGGGGATCGTCGGGGTTGGGTCGCGCTGGTCGCGGCCGTCGTGATCGCGAGCGCAGCATCGAGCGCGCGTGCGGACGGGCCCTACGAGGGCGACTGGCGCGCCGGGCCGATGCGCATCGACGTGCAGGTCGAGAGCTGGGGCGGTGACTGCGGGCCGCGCCCGGAGTCGACGACGGTGCCCGGTGGATCGACGGTGCACGTCACGCAGTCGGGCGACGATCTGACGTTCCAGGGGCGCCCGGCGCGCAGCACGCGCGGTTGCTGGAGCGAGAACGCGTCGGTGCGGCGCGTGTCGTCGAGCTTCCAGTCGGGCACGTGGCGGATCGTCTGCCGCACGCCGGACGACGATCCGCGCGCCGAGACCGGGCAGTACACCCTGCGCGCCGAGGGTACCGAGCGGATCGAGTTCCGCGACGTGAGCCGCTACGACTGGCAGCTCAACGAGTCGTCGTGCCGCGCGACGATCACGTCGACGCAGACGTTCGAGCGCACCGGCGGCGCGAGCCCGACGCCCGAGCCCGAGCCGACTCCGACGCCCACGCCCGAGCCGGAGCGCGAGCCCGCGTGCACCCCGGGCGCGCCCGCGCGCATCTCGTTGCGACCGGCGCAGACGACGCTCGAGCCGGGCGGTCGCGTGTGCCTGAGCGCGCGTGTGGTCGACGCGAACGGATGCGCGATCCGCGGGCGATCGCCGCGGCTCGAGCTCCGCACGCCGCCGGGCGCGACGGGACAGCTCCGCGGCAGCTGCTTCGAGGCCGCGGCGAGCGCAGCGGAGGGCGAGGGTGAATTCACGATCGTCGCGCGTGATGGGTCGATGGAGGCGCAGGCGCGCGTGCAGGTGCGGACGCCGGACCTCTCGGATCTGATCGCGCGGCGCGCCGAGGGCGGCGGCGCGGTGACGCTCGGCGATGCGGAGAGCACATCGGAAGAGGCGGCGCGCGTCGCGGCACGCAGTGAGGGGGCGGCGCGCGGCACGCCGGGCTGGCTCGTCGCCGGCGCGGTGCTCGGGCTCGTGATGGTCGTCGTGGCGAGCATCGGGCTCGTGGTGGTCGGGCGTCGTCGCAAGAAGAAGAAGGAGCGGCCGATCGTCGCGAGCGAGGTCCACGAGGCGCCGCCGATCGCGCCGATCGCACCGGCTCCGATCGCGCCTGCGCCGGTCGCGAGCGGCGAGCCGAAGATCTGCCCGACGTGCCGTCGTGGATATCCGCCCGACGCGACGACCTGCTCGGTCGACGGCACTCCGCTCGTCGCCTATGCGGACTTCGCCGCCGGGAAGGTCGCGAGCACGGGCGCGAGCGAGAAGATCTGCCCGGTCTGCGGCACTCGATATCCCGCGACGACCCGCTTCTGCGGCAAGGACGGGACGACGTTGACCTGA
- the secE gene encoding preprotein translocase subunit SecE, protein MADEDDKDLERDGDEDTSSEAGEPNEASADDDVARREAAAIEREERELAEAAAENEANPVTSLLGIERWVQFAFIAAAVITFYLSDRLITFVWGFFAEPDPTIVSGAAALVGIVGAFLLYRHPRVNELAHEVVGELSKVTWPTRDETYYSTVVVIVTSIIAAVYTGVFDALWSAFTDLIYNV, encoded by the coding sequence ATGGCGGACGAAGACGACAAGGACCTCGAGCGCGACGGCGACGAGGACACCTCGAGCGAGGCCGGGGAGCCGAACGAGGCGAGCGCGGACGACGACGTCGCGCGCCGAGAGGCCGCCGCGATCGAGCGCGAGGAGCGCGAGCTCGCCGAGGCCGCCGCCGAGAACGAGGCGAACCCGGTCACCAGCCTCCTCGGCATCGAGCGCTGGGTCCAGTTCGCGTTCATCGCGGCCGCGGTGATCACGTTCTACCTCTCGGACCGGCTGATCACGTTCGTGTGGGGCTTCTTCGCGGAGCCCGACCCGACGATCGTCTCCGGCGCGGCCGCGCTGGTCGGCATCGTGGGCGCCTTCCTGCTCTACCGTCACCCGCGCGTGAACGAGCTCGCGCACGAGGTGGTCGGTGAGCTCAGCAAGGTGACCTGGCCGACGCGCGACGAGACGTACTACTCGACGGTCGTCGTGATCGTCACTTCGATCATCGCGGCGGTCTACACCGGCGTCTTCGACGCGCTCTGGTCGGCGTTCACCGACCTCATCTACAACGTCTGA
- the rpmG gene encoding 50S ribosomal protein L33 — MGDRVRVALVCSECDARNYQTTKSRKQAERLEIKKYCPRCEKHTTHRESK; from the coding sequence ATGGGTGACAGAGTGCGCGTCGCGCTCGTCTGCAGCGAGTGCGACGCGCGCAACTATCAGACGACGAAGTCTCGGAAGCAGGCCGAGCGTCTGGAAATCAAGAAGTACTGTCCCCGCTGCGAGAAGCACACGACTCATCGAGAGTCGAAGTGA
- a CDS encoding electron transfer flavoprotein subunit beta/FixA family protein has product MKILVPVKRVADPDNANKVKVSPDGQRVTSDGLEWKLNPFDEYAVEAALRINENGASGEKLGEVVVVSLGPDDVQTTLRQPLAMGADRGVQIKATDDQLDSSVVAKALKALVDAEKPDLVLMGKQAVDGDSNTAGQMLAELLGWPMATFAMAIEADASGKTLTVGREVDTGVLTLKVTLPAVVTVDLRIVSPAAVKNGKTPDTHKYNEGARYASLKGIMAAKKKPIDVKSLADLGVTSAPVVKYSKFELPPARSGQVKYVESVQELVTKLRTEAKVL; this is encoded by the coding sequence GTGAAAATCCTCGTTCCCGTCAAGCGCGTCGCCGATCCGGACAACGCGAACAAGGTGAAGGTCTCGCCCGACGGTCAGCGCGTGACGTCGGACGGGCTCGAGTGGAAGCTGAACCCGTTCGACGAGTACGCCGTCGAGGCCGCGCTTCGCATCAACGAGAACGGCGCGAGCGGCGAGAAGCTCGGCGAGGTCGTCGTGGTGAGCCTCGGGCCGGACGACGTGCAGACGACGCTGCGCCAGCCGCTCGCGATGGGCGCGGACCGCGGCGTGCAGATCAAGGCGACCGACGATCAGCTCGACTCGAGCGTGGTCGCGAAGGCGCTCAAGGCGCTCGTCGACGCGGAGAAGCCCGACCTCGTGCTGATGGGCAAGCAGGCGGTCGACGGTGACTCGAACACCGCGGGCCAGATGCTCGCGGAGCTGCTCGGCTGGCCGATGGCGACGTTCGCGATGGCGATCGAGGCCGACGCGAGCGGCAAGACGCTGACGGTCGGCCGCGAGGTCGACACCGGCGTGCTCACGCTGAAGGTGACGCTGCCCGCCGTCGTGACGGTCGACCTGCGCATCGTGTCGCCGGCCGCGGTGAAGAACGGCAAGACGCCGGACACCCACAAGTACAACGAGGGCGCGCGGTACGCGTCGCTCAAGGGCATCATGGCCGCCAAGAAGAAGCCGATCGACGTCAAGTCGCTCGCGGATCTCGGCGTCACGAGCGCGCCCGTCGTGAAGTACTCGAAGTTCGAGCTGCCGCCCGCGCGCTCGGGCCAGGTCAAGTACGTCGAGTCGGTGCAGGAGCTCGTCACGAAGCTCCGCACCGAGGCGAAGGTCCTCTGA
- a CDS encoding electron transfer flavoprotein subunit alpha/FixB family protein produces MTDVLVVAELLEGGMRRSTLSAVNFAKQVAEGTGGSFDILAIGEGAENAASQLSGFGARKIFTAEVEGGYVAEKYAPTVAEVAKSGDYGVVTATATTYGKDLAPRVAARLEAGVASDIASVAVDGGKIVYRRPMYAGNVFGYCTVETPIQVVTVRQTEFEAAAESGGSSDTESVSIAEDGAAARVEFVSLESQKSERPELTEAEIVVSGGRALKSAENFKSVLEPLVDTLGAAMGASRAAADAGYVPNDLQVGQTGKVVAPKLYLAIGISGAIQHLAGMKGSKVIVAINKDKEAPIASVADYFLVGDLFQVVPELTSEIQKAKG; encoded by the coding sequence ATGACGGATGTCCTGGTGGTCGCGGAGCTCCTCGAAGGTGGGATGCGCCGCAGCACGCTGAGCGCGGTCAACTTCGCCAAGCAGGTCGCCGAGGGAACGGGCGGCTCGTTCGACATCCTCGCGATCGGCGAGGGCGCGGAGAACGCGGCGTCGCAGCTCTCGGGCTTCGGCGCGCGCAAGATCTTCACCGCCGAGGTCGAGGGCGGGTACGTCGCCGAGAAGTACGCGCCGACGGTCGCCGAGGTCGCGAAGAGCGGTGACTACGGCGTCGTGACGGCGACGGCGACGACGTACGGCAAGGACCTGGCGCCGCGCGTCGCGGCGCGCCTCGAGGCGGGCGTCGCGAGCGACATCGCGAGCGTCGCGGTCGACGGCGGGAAGATCGTCTATCGCCGCCCGATGTACGCCGGCAACGTGTTCGGCTACTGCACGGTCGAGACGCCGATCCAGGTGGTCACCGTGCGTCAGACCGAGTTCGAGGCGGCGGCGGAGAGCGGTGGATCGAGCGACACCGAGTCGGTCTCGATCGCCGAGGACGGCGCGGCGGCGCGCGTGGAGTTCGTGTCGCTCGAGTCGCAGAAGAGCGAGCGCCCCGAGCTCACCGAGGCGGAGATCGTCGTGTCGGGCGGTCGCGCGCTGAAGAGCGCGGAGAACTTCAAGAGCGTGCTCGAGCCGCTCGTCGACACGCTCGGCGCGGCGATGGGCGCGTCGCGCGCGGCGGCGGACGCGGGCTACGTGCCGAACGATCTGCAGGTCGGTCAGACCGGCAAGGTCGTCGCGCCGAAGCTCTACCTCGCAATCGGCATCAGCGGCGCGATCCAGCACCTCGCGGGCATGAAGGGCTCGAAGGTGATCGTCGCGATCAACAAGGACAAGGAAGCGCCGATCGCGTCGGTCGCCGACTACTTCCTGGTAGGCGATCTCTTCCAGGTCGTGCCCGAGCTGACGAGCGAGATCCAGAAGGCGAAGGGCTGA
- the tuf gene encoding elongation factor Tu, translating to MAKEKFVRTKPHVNVGTIGHIDHGKTTTTAAITKVAAKKFGGKEISYSDIAKGGTVRDDSKIVTIAVSHVEYESEKRHYAHVDCPGHADYIKNMITGAAQMDGAILVVSALDGPMPQTKEHVLLAGQVGVPKIVVWLNKVDAVEDPDLLELVEMEVRDLLNKYKFDGDNAPVVRGSALKAMQGDPEGEQTVINLLNALDAWIPEPVRDTDKPFLMAIEDVFSIKGRGTVVTGRIERGVIKVGEEVEILGFRDTRKTTVTGVEMFRKLLDQGQAGDNVGCLLRGIEKDDVERGQVLAKPGSVKTHKKFNAEVYVLKKEEGGRHKPFFTNYRPQFYMRTTDVTGTIHLAEDVKMVMPGDNVSMTVELITSVALEEQQRFAIREGGRTVGAGVITKIIE from the coding sequence ATGGCGAAGGAAAAGTTCGTCCGGACCAAGCCGCACGTCAACGTCGGCACGATCGGTCACATCGATCACGGCAAGACCACGACGACCGCGGCGATCACGAAGGTCGCGGCGAAGAAGTTCGGCGGCAAGGAGATCTCGTACTCCGACATCGCCAAGGGCGGCACCGTCCGCGACGACTCGAAGATCGTGACGATCGCGGTCTCGCACGTCGAGTACGAGTCGGAGAAGCGCCACTACGCGCACGTCGACTGCCCCGGTCACGCCGACTACATCAAGAACATGATCACCGGCGCCGCCCAGATGGACGGCGCGATCCTGGTGGTCAGCGCGCTCGACGGCCCGATGCCGCAGACGAAGGAGCACGTGCTCCTCGCGGGTCAGGTCGGCGTGCCGAAGATCGTCGTCTGGCTCAACAAGGTCGACGCGGTCGAGGACCCGGACCTGCTCGAGCTCGTCGAGATGGAGGTCCGCGACCTCCTCAACAAGTACAAGTTCGACGGCGACAACGCGCCGGTCGTCCGCGGCTCGGCCCTCAAGGCCATGCAGGGCGATCCCGAGGGCGAGCAGACCGTCATCAACCTGCTCAACGCGCTCGACGCGTGGATCCCCGAGCCGGTTCGCGACACCGACAAGCCGTTCCTGATGGCCATCGAGGACGTGTTCTCGATCAAGGGCCGCGGCACGGTCGTCACGGGCCGCATCGAGCGCGGTGTGATCAAGGTCGGCGAGGAAGTCGAGATCCTCGGCTTCCGCGACACCCGCAAGACCACGGTCACCGGCGTCGAGATGTTCCGCAAGCTGCTCGACCAGGGCCAGGCGGGCGACAACGTCGGCTGCCTCCTGCGCGGCATCGAGAAGGACGACGTCGAGCGCGGCCAGGTGCTCGCGAAGCCCGGCTCGGTGAAGACGCACAAGAAGTTCAACGCCGAGGTCTACGTCCTGAAGAAGGAGGAGGGCGGCCGTCACAAGCCGTTCTTCACCAACTACCGCCCGCAGTTCTACATGCGGACGACGGACGTGACCGGCACGATCCACCTCGCCGAGGACGTGAAGATGGTCATGCCGGGCGACAACGTCTCGATGACCGTCGAGCTCATCACGTCGGTCGCGCTCGAGGAGCAGCAGCGCTTCGCGATCCGCGAGGGCGGCCGCACCGTCGGCGCCGGCGTCATCACGAAGATCATCGAGTGA
- the nusG gene encoding transcription termination/antitermination protein NusG, giving the protein MAKKWYVVQAYSGYEGKVKSALEERVRQHGMEEFFGEILIPKENVQDTTKTGTKRVSSRTFYPGYVFVNMDLNERTWHLVKDTPKVSGFVGGRHPSPVPESEINAIFQQVAEGAAKPKPRVVFDTGDHVRVTDGAFANFTGTVQEVNPAKQKVTVLVSIFGRATPVELEYGQVEKTQ; this is encoded by the coding sequence ATGGCCAAGAAGTGGTACGTGGTGCAGGCGTATTCGGGCTACGAGGGCAAGGTGAAGTCCGCCCTCGAGGAGCGCGTCCGTCAGCACGGGATGGAGGAGTTCTTCGGGGAGATCCTGATCCCCAAGGAGAACGTCCAGGACACCACGAAGACCGGCACGAAGCGCGTGTCCAGCCGGACCTTCTATCCCGGGTACGTGTTCGTGAACATGGACCTGAACGAGCGTACTTGGCACCTCGTCAAGGACACGCCGAAGGTCAGCGGGTTCGTGGGTGGTCGTCACCCCAGCCCGGTCCCGGAGAGTGAGATCAACGCGATCTTCCAGCAGGTCGCGGAGGGCGCGGCCAAGCCGAAGCCGCGCGTCGTGTTCGACACCGGCGATCACGTGCGCGTGACCGACGGCGCGTTCGCGAACTTCACTGGCACCGTCCAGGAAGTGAACCCGGCGAAGCAGAAGGTCACGGTGCTGGTCTCGATCTTCGGCCGCGCGACGCCGGTCGAGCTCGAGTACGGGCAGGTCGAGAAGACGCAGTAG
- a CDS encoding tetratricopeptide repeat protein, which translates to MIKRALLALTSFALLAACGAARTSAPTGPAVQLEETRIVARHTSGGELELDSYDASQLFQRAYELGQRGECAAAVELYDRVVAEFPSSRYLSPALYNAGLCLKDAGDLAGAVERWSMLLERVPDAPDAKHARFLMTAALVELERWEPALDSAELLLDRDDLRSDERLEAMARRAEALFGLRRIEDAERAARDALAYYRTRQGEELIADEYFAAAANFVLAETIRTRSEALALPDSDVVTQRETLDRRAQLLLDAQRAYFDTMRHTDARWAAAAGYRIGAMYEHLYRAITEAPVPPPPPDRPLTGDALEIYRREYRGQLADRVRPLVRHAIRYWELTLLMVERTGVRSDWVERTRTELDRARQLLLGGPLSDTEPEPARALGSPSDTPDRPSTSTAAAPSSAPVHQ; encoded by the coding sequence ATGATCAAGCGCGCGCTGCTCGCCCTCACCTCGTTCGCACTGCTGGCCGCGTGCGGCGCGGCCCGCACCTCGGCCCCGACCGGTCCCGCGGTGCAGCTCGAGGAGACGCGCATCGTCGCGCGCCACACCAGCGGCGGTGAGCTCGAGCTCGACTCCTACGACGCCAGCCAGCTCTTCCAGCGCGCATACGAGCTCGGCCAGCGCGGCGAGTGCGCGGCCGCGGTCGAGCTCTACGACCGCGTGGTCGCCGAGTTCCCGAGCAGCCGCTACCTCTCTCCTGCGCTCTACAACGCCGGGCTCTGCCTGAAGGACGCCGGGGATCTCGCAGGCGCAGTGGAGCGCTGGTCGATGCTGCTCGAGCGCGTGCCCGACGCCCCCGACGCAAAGCACGCGCGCTTCCTCATGACGGCCGCGCTGGTCGAGCTCGAGCGCTGGGAGCCGGCGCTCGACTCCGCCGAGCTGCTCCTCGATCGCGACGATCTCCGCAGCGACGAGCGACTCGAGGCGATGGCCCGCCGCGCCGAGGCCCTCTTCGGCCTGCGCCGGATCGAGGACGCGGAGCGCGCGGCGCGTGACGCCCTCGCCTACTACCGCACGCGTCAGGGCGAGGAGCTCATCGCGGACGAGTACTTCGCGGCCGCCGCGAACTTCGTGCTCGCCGAGACGATCCGCACCCGCTCGGAGGCGCTCGCGCTGCCGGACTCCGACGTCGTGACACAGCGCGAGACGCTCGACCGTCGCGCCCAGCTCCTGCTCGATGCGCAGCGCGCGTACTTCGACACCATGCGGCACACCGACGCCCGCTGGGCGGCGGCGGCGGGCTACCGCATCGGAGCGATGTACGAGCACCTCTATCGCGCGATCACCGAAGCGCCGGTCCCGCCGCCGCCCCCGGATCGTCCTCTCACCGGCGACGCGCTCGAGATCTACCGACGCGAGTACCGCGGCCAGCTCGCCGATCGCGTCCGTCCGCTCGTGCGTCACGCGATCCGCTACTGGGAGCTGACCCTCCTGATGGTCGAGCGCACCGGCGTGCGGTCCGACTGGGTCGAGCGCACGCGCACCGAGCTCGACCGCGCCCGACAGCTCCTGCTCGGAGGCCCCCTGTCCGACACCGAGCCCGAGCCCGCGCGCGCTCTGGGATCGCCCTCGGACACCCCCGATCGCCCCTCGACGAGCACCGCGGCAGCCCCCTCGAGCGCCCCTGTTCATCAATGA
- a CDS encoding RNA polymerase sigma factor — translation MTTNRFETAAKQAETWIDDTLLARMLLKESLAWREFHRRFDRLVYRCIHKVTSRFPGSLSSEDVREIYAQFLLGLTRRDMHKLRTFDAERGNKLSSWVGMLATNAAWDYLRTVARQPQCTELSDAENVGEIEADPYTQLLDKERWGRIDATLQTFSAKDRTFVRLYYMDGLTPEEVAEEMHISVKTVYSKKHKIRCRLQRMLQPIVDHAA, via the coding sequence ATGACCACGAATCGGTTCGAGACGGCGGCGAAGCAGGCGGAGACGTGGATCGACGACACCCTGCTCGCGCGGATGCTGCTGAAGGAGTCGCTCGCCTGGCGCGAGTTCCACCGCCGCTTCGATCGCTTGGTCTATCGCTGCATCCACAAGGTCACGAGCCGCTTCCCGGGCTCGCTCTCGAGCGAAGACGTGCGCGAGATCTACGCGCAGTTCCTCCTCGGGCTCACGCGCCGCGACATGCACAAGCTCCGCACGTTCGACGCGGAGCGCGGCAACAAGCTCAGCTCGTGGGTCGGCATGCTCGCGACGAACGCCGCGTGGGACTACCTGCGCACCGTCGCGCGCCAGCCGCAGTGCACCGAGCTCTCGGACGCGGAGAACGTCGGTGAGATCGAGGCCGATCCGTACACGCAGCTGCTCGACAAGGAGCGCTGGGGACGGATCGACGCGACGCTGCAGACCTTCTCGGCGAAGGATCGCACGTTCGTGCGCCTCTATTACATGGACGGCCTGACGCCCGAGGAGGTCGCCGAGGAGATGCACATCTCGGTGAAGACCGTCTATTCGAAGAAGCACAAGATCCGCTGCCGCCTCCAGCGCATGCTGCAGCCGATCGTCGATCACGCGGCCTGA
- the plsY gene encoding glycerol-3-phosphate 1-O-acyltransferase PlsY, producing the protein MPPSWIGPALAIIAYLVGSISFALLIARRKGIDLYGEGSGNPGATNVGRVIGKKEGRVVLLLDALKGALPYGAALLVLGRDDVWTAVCGVAAVVGHCLPVWHRFRGGKGAATAAGVMLVAQPIAGIAAVAGYLVLKRITRRASVGSLVGAVIGAAIVVALEGARSMVGMMTIAIAIVVWLRHADNLVRLARGEEPPS; encoded by the coding sequence GTGCCGCCGTCCTGGATCGGTCCTGCGCTCGCGATCATCGCCTATCTGGTGGGCTCGATCTCGTTCGCGCTGCTGATCGCACGACGCAAGGGCATCGACCTCTACGGTGAGGGAAGTGGGAACCCCGGTGCGACGAACGTCGGCCGGGTGATCGGGAAGAAGGAAGGACGTGTCGTCCTCCTGCTCGACGCGCTGAAGGGCGCGCTGCCGTACGGCGCGGCGCTGCTCGTGCTCGGTCGAGACGACGTGTGGACCGCGGTCTGCGGGGTGGCGGCGGTGGTCGGGCACTGCTTGCCGGTGTGGCATCGGTTCCGCGGCGGGAAGGGCGCGGCGACGGCAGCTGGGGTGATGCTGGTCGCGCAGCCGATCGCGGGGATCGCGGCGGTCGCCGGATACTTGGTGCTCAAACGAATCACACGGCGAGCGAGCGTGGGATCGCTCGTGGGCGCGGTGATCGGTGCGGCGATCGTGGTCGCGCTCGAGGGCGCGCGATCGATGGTCGGGATGATGACGATCGCGATCGCGATCGTCGTGTGGCTGCGGCACGCGGACAACCTGGTGCGCCTGGCGCGCGGCGAGGAGCCGCCGTCGTGA